Proteins encoded by one window of Cystobacter ferrugineus:
- a CDS encoding alpha/beta hydrolase yields the protein MTDSETPGEQARLEPRPFTLPTKRGPVDVLLYESPGAKAGVLLAGGVGGGFDTPALGLYPRLGEELRKQGLSTLRLKYRHPTELTESVQDVLAGVDFLVERGLERIGLVGHSFGGAVMIRAGVRSSSVKTVVGLASQSYGTEPVPELHPRSLLLVHGTSDAVLPPRCSQSIHERARGHKELELISGAGHVLNEAAEPVFTRVRDWLVHELRG from the coding sequence AGGCGAGGCTGGAACCACGGCCCTTCACCCTGCCGACGAAGCGGGGGCCGGTGGACGTGTTGCTGTACGAATCCCCCGGAGCGAAGGCGGGGGTCCTGCTGGCGGGAGGCGTGGGCGGCGGCTTCGATACGCCAGCCCTCGGGCTGTATCCGCGGCTGGGCGAGGAGTTGCGCAAGCAGGGCCTGTCCACGCTGCGGTTGAAGTACCGCCATCCGACCGAGTTGACGGAGTCGGTGCAGGACGTGCTCGCGGGGGTGGACTTCCTGGTGGAGCGCGGGCTGGAGCGGATCGGCCTGGTGGGGCACTCGTTCGGTGGGGCGGTGATGATCCGAGCCGGGGTGCGCTCTTCCTCGGTGAAGACGGTGGTGGGGCTCGCGTCGCAGAGCTACGGGACGGAGCCAGTGCCGGAGCTGCATCCGCGCTCGCTGCTGCTCGTGCACGGCACGTCGGACGCGGTGCTCCCGCCGCGCTGCTCGCAGTCCATCCATGAGCGGGCGCGGGGACACAAGGAGTTGGAGCTCATCTCGGGAGCCGGGCACGTGCTGAACGAAGCCGCCGAGCCCGTCTTCACCCGCGTGCGGGACTGGCTGGTGCACGAGCTCCGGGGGTGA